From the bacterium genome, the window GAGGTATTTATGCTTCTTTAATGCCGGAGCATTGCAAAAAATCAGGTTGTGATGAAGTATTTATTGGCGTGGATAATAGGGTTGAGAAGTTTAAACCAGCTTATGATTTAGTTGATGTTGATTATCAAATAGCGCATACAAGTAGAGGTTGTTTAAGGAGATGCAAATTCTGTGGAACATGGAAAATCGAGCCCAAATTTACTTATAAGAAAAGCTTAAAGAATGAAATATGTAGTAATAGAATAATTTTTTATGACAATAATCTTTTAGCAAATCCTTATATAAAAGAGATATTAGAAGAATTGAAAAACTCTAAGTATAACAGCAGAGTAGTTTATTCTGAAAGCCAATGTGGAATAGATGGCAGATTATTAACTCCTGAAGTAGCCAGATTGCTAAAACAGGCAAGATTTCTGAGTCCAAGAATAGCATGGGATCACAAATATAATCAGCGAAAGATGATAAAGAAACAGATTGATATGCTTGTAGAAGCCGGCTACCCC encodes:
- a CDS encoding Fe-S oxidoreductase, coding for MKILLVEPNFPIPPKSKNHRDFLPIGLLKLASYHRTKGDKIKLVRGNQHFSDFYPNQVKITSLFTYWANHVWESVRFYKENYPKAKVIVGGIYASLMPEHCKKSGCDEVFIGVDNRVEKFKPAYDLVDVDYQIAHTSRGCLRRCKFCGTWKIEPKFTYKKSLKNEICSNRIIFYDNNLLANPYIKEILEELKNSKYNSRVVYSESQCGIDGRLLTPEVARLLKQARFLSPRIAWDHKYNQRKMIKKQIDMLVEAGYP